The genomic window ACCGGCTTGAGCGTCGGAATGCGCAGCCCGCCGCGCCCGTCCCAGCCCTTGAAGGCATAGAAGCGGCCCGGCTCGCCCGTGTTGAGGTAATCGGCGAGCGGCTCACGCATGGGCGGCGAGTCGAGTTTGTCGAGCGCCTCGTCCACCGTGCAAAAGCGGGCCTCGACAATGAACCCGTCGGGGTCGGCGGGGTTGAGCAGCCCTTCCCAGGTGGCCTCGAAGGCGACAGCGATGGCGCGTTCGCCCCGGCGCTCGTCTTCGATATGCACCGTGTAGGCCATGTGCTTGATGCCGGTGAGTTTCAGCCCGGTTTCCTCGTAGATTTCGCGGTAGAGCGCCTCGGGGAGCGTTTCGCCGTGTTCGACCACGCCGCCGGGAAGGGTGTGGCGCACCCGCCCGTGCCCCTGCCAGTCGTTGCCGACGAGCAGCACCCGCCCAAAGCGGTCGCGCAGGATGCCTGCCGCGACCAGCAGATCACGCCGCCCCATGCTGGTCCTCGGCGCCTTCTTGCGACATGGCGAGCAGTTGCTCTTCTCTCTGGGCGCGGGCCAGGGCCGACACCACCGGAGCGAGCCCCCCGGCCATTACCGCGTCGAGTGGATGGTTCTTGTCTTCACCCTCCAGGCGGTGGTCGGTCACGCGGTTTTGCGGGTAGTTGTAGGTGCGGATTTTTTCCGAACGGTCGCCGCTGCCCACCTGCGAGGCGCGTTCCTGGCGTTCCTGCGCCTCGCGCGCGGCGCGCTCCCGTTCGGCGAGCCGGGCAGTGAGCACTTGCAGCGCCTTTTCACGGTTCTTGATCTGCGAGCGCCCGTCCTGACAGATCACCATGATTTCGTCGGGAGTCCCGGCGCGGTACACGGCCCGGACCGCCGAGTCGGTGGTGTTCACGCCCTGCCCGCCCGCGCCCTGCGAGCGGAATACGTCGATGCGGACCTCGGACAGGTCGAGGTTGACCTCGCCGGGTTCGGCCTCGGGCAGCACGGCGACGGTGGCGGTGGAGGTGTGGATGCGCCCCTGCGACTCGGTGGCAGGCACGCGCTGCACCCGGTGAACGCCGCGTTCCCACTTCAGGGCGCGAAAGGCGAAGTCGCCAGTCACTTCGGCCACGACTTTGCTCGCGCCGCCCAGGTCACTCTCGGCCGCGTCGAGGACGTTGAGCTTGAGGTTCAGCCCCGCCGCGTAGCGTTCGTACATCCGCAGCAGGTCCATCACGAACAGCCCCGCCTCGGCGCCGCCCGCTCCGGCGCGCAGTTCCAGAATCACGTCCTTGCCGTCGTCGGGGTCGGTGGGAAGCAGCAGCACTTCGAGTTCGGCTTCGATTTCGGCCAGTCGCGCCTGTAGGCCGCCGACCTCGAGCTGCGCCAATTCCTTCATGTCAGGGTCGCGCATGTCGGGGTCTTGCAGCAGTTCGCGGGCGCCGCTCAGGTCCGCTTCCGCCTGCTCGCGCTCGCGCACCAGCGTGACGAGCGGCAGCAGCTCGCGGTGACGGCGGGTCAGCCGGGCATACTCGCGGCCATCGGCCAGCGCCTGCGGGTCACCCAGGCGGCGCTCGACGAGGCCGAATTCGGACACCAGTTCGTTGAGGCGGCTCATGTTCGCCACTGGGTCAGCCGTAGGGTCGGCCCCTGACGGCTTTTTTGCATGGGGGTGGTCACAGGAAACATGCCGGGTAGTCTAGCGCCCCGGTTCCACCCTTCTCGGGCATGGCAAACGAAAGGTCAGCAGGCCGCTTATCCCGCGCCCCCCACAAGCCGCGCCGGGAATTTGTGTCATCTGCGCGGCGATACGACCCGCGCTGGGAGGCCACTGCCCGCATGTTTGGTGTTTCTGGACGGGTAACGAGCGGCCCTTGTGTTGGAAGCGGTTCCTGCGGCACTATCTCGGAGTCTAACCACAGCCGTGACTTCTCTTTTCGGAGGCCTTATGACCACTGCTCAACCCGATGCTCAACCCGGCGCCCAGCCGATTGCCGACCTGGGCCTCAAGCCCGGCCAACTGCACCTCAACCCTGGTGTGGACGACCTCTACGCCCACGCCATTCGCCTCGGTGAAGGAGTGCAGGCCGCCACTGGCCCGCTGACCGTACGGACCAACAAGACGGGCCGCAGCCCCAAAGACCGCTTCATCGTCGAAGACGACCAGACCCGGGAAACCGTGTGGTGGGAAGGCTTCAACCAGCCGATCAGCGCCGAAGTCTTTGACCGACTGCTGGACAAGATGGTGAAGTACGCCGAGGGCCGGGAACTGTTTGTGCAGCAGGTCTTCGCCGGCACCGATGCCGAGCACCGCATCCCCGTGCGGATGATCACCGAAATGGCGTACCACTCGCTGTTTATCCGCAACATGTTCGTGCGCCCCACCGCCGAGGAACTCCAGAACTTCCAGGCCGAGTGGACGGTGCTCAACATCCCGTCGTTCAAGGCCGACCCGGCGGTGGACGGCACCCGCACCGACACCTTTATCCTGGTCAACTTCAGCAAGAAGATGATCATCGCGGGCGGCACCCAGTACGCCGGCGAGAACAAGAAGGGCATCTTCGGCGTCCTGAACTACCTGCTGCCCGCCAAGGGCATCATGCCGATGCATTGCTCGGCCAACGTGGGCGAGGACGGCGACGTGGCGCTGTTCTTCGGCCTGAGCGGCACCGGCAAGACCACCCTGAGCGCCGACCCCGGCCGCAAGTTGATCGGTGATGACGAGCACGGCTGGACCGACACCGGCGTCTTCAACTTCGAGGGCGGCTGCTACGCCAAGGTCATCAACCTGAGCGCCGAGGCCGAGCCCGCTATTTACCAGACCACCCGCAACTACGGCACCGTGCTGGAAAACGTGGTGCTCGACGAGAGCGGCACCCCCGACCTCGACGACGGCTCGCTGACTGAAAACACCCGCAGCGCCTACCCCATCGAGCAGATCGCCAACATCCAGCCCGGCAGCGTGGGCGGCATTCCCAAGAACGTGGTGTTCCTGACCGCCGACGCGTTCGGCGTGTTGCCCCCGCTTTCGCGCCTGACCCCCGAGCAGATGATGTACCAGTTCATCTCGGGCTTCACCGCCAAGATTCCTGGCACCGAAGAAGGCGTGACTGACCCCACCCCGACCTTCAGCACCTGCTTCGGCGCGCCCTTCATGCCCCGTCACCCCGGCGAATATGCCCGGCTCCTGGCGCAGAAGGTCGAAGAAAGCGGCGCGAAGGTGTGGCTCGTCAACACCGGCTGGACCGGCGGCAAGTACGGCGAAGGCCACCGCATGAGCTTGAACCTCACACGACTAAAGTCGCGTGATTCTCACTTCGCAGACCATTGCCCGCCGAAGCAGGTCTGACATAGCCTCCATGAGCGTTTAAGGTGTCTGAGATTCCCGCAGCCACCAACGCTTCACGCCGAATGTTCAGCGCAGCGTTCTCGTCTCGGTCATGGGTTTCCCCACAGTTCGGGCAAGTCCATGTACGGACGGCAAGATTCTTCACTTCGGGATTCTTGAATCCGCAGTCATGACACAACTGGCTAGATGGAAAGTAGGGGCTGACTTTAGATACCAGTCGCCCGTACCACGCTGCCTTGTATTCCAACTGCCGGATGAACTCACCCCAGCCCGCATCACTGATGCTCAGTGCAAGGCGGCGATTTTTCCGCATGTTGTCGGGTTTAAGGTGTTCGGTTCCGATGATTTCGTACTCACGCACCAGGGAGGTGGTGAGCTTGTGAAGGAAATCCTGACGCTTATTGACAATGCGCTTGTGAATCCGAGCCAGCTTGGTTTTCGCTTTCCCGTAACGTGCGCTGCCCTTCTTCCGTCTGGACAGGGTTTGCTGAGCTTTACGAAGTCTTTTCAGGGTGGAGCGGTAATATTTCGGATTCTGTTCATGCTTAAACCTCACGCCATCGGTCACGATGGCAAAATCCTTGATGCCGACATCCACACCCGCTGCAAACTTGGGAGCCGCAGGCAGGTAGGGAATCTCGACTTCACAGAGAACGGACGCTTCGTAATGGCCTTCGTGAATACGGCGCACAGTGACATTCAGAATCTTCCCTTGAATATCCTGCTGGCCCTTGGTTTTCACCCATCCCAGCTTAGGAAGTTTGAGCCTACCTTCCCCAATTTGGATGTTGTTGTTGGTGAATTGAGTCCGGTAGGACTCTCCCGTGCGCTTCTTTCTGAAACGTGGGAATCCTACCTTTTTACCGGACTGCTTCACAGTCCGAAAGAAGTTCTTGTACGCGGTCTCAAGGTTTTTCAGCGAGTTCTGCAAAGCAAACTTATCTACTTCCGAGAGCCAGGAGGTTTCTTCAGCCTGCTTCAGAAGGGTCAGTTCGCTACTCGTTTGCCCGTAGGTCAGTCCCTTCCCGCTTTCCTTGTAGGCCGCAATGCGACGGGCAAGGAAGTGGTTGTAGACGAACCTTGCGCTACCCAGCGTGCGGTTAATCAGTTCAGTCTGAGCCGCATTTGGGTACAGCCTGACCACGAAAGCCTTATTCCTTATCATGCTGGCTCTCTATGTATTTCTGAATCTGAGCGCGGGTGTTTTCAGAAACAGTCAGGATGCAATACGACGGGTTCCAGAGATTGCCGCCCCACAGCTTTTCTTTCAACTGCGGGTAGGCCACGAACATCCGACGTGCGGAAGCGCCTTTCAGCGCCTTCACGAAGTCGGGGATGGCTTGCTGTGGGGTTGCGCTTAGCAGGAGGTGAACGTGGTCAGGCATGACTTCCATCGTGATGACTTCCAGCCCGTTCTGAGCGGCAATGTCACGCAGGATGTCTTTCAGTCCATCAGCAACCTCACCCACCAACACCTGATGACGGTATTTCACGCACCAGATGAGGTGGTATTCAAGCTGATAGACGTAACCCCGGCCTTTCTTCATCTCAAGGGGAAGAATAACATATGTCATCTGGAAAAGCTAGAGGCTTCCGCTTTTCATCGCCCTTTTCAGGGCGAGAGGGGCTAACTCATGACTGAAGTCACGAGTGTGCGCCCCTCAAGCATCAAGAACGCCGCCGTCAACCTGCCCTACGGCGGCGGCAAGGGCGGCATCCGCATTGACCCGCGCAAGTACAGCCAGGGCGAACTCGAGCGCGTCACCCGCCGCTACACCACCGAAATCGGCCTGATTATCGGGCCGGAAAAGGACATCCCCGCGCCCGACGTGAACACTGGCCCGCAGACGATGGCCTGGATGATGGACACCTACTCCATGAACGTGGGCCGCACCGCGACGGGCGTGGTGACCGGCAAGCCGGTGTCGCTCGGTGGCTCGCTGGGCCGCGCCGACGCCACCGGACGCGGCGTGTTCGTGACCGGCGCCGAGGCGATGAAAAAGCTCGGGATGCCGCTCGAAGGCGCCCGCATCGCTGTGCAGGGCTTCGGCAATGTGGGTGAGGCCGCCGCCCGCATCTTCCACCAGCACGGCGCCAAGATCGTTGCCATTCAGGACGTGACCGGCACCATTCACAGCGCGGCGGGCATCGACCCCGGCAAGGCGCTCGCGCACCTGCGGCAGACCGGCAAGATCACCGGGCTCGAAGGCAGCGAGGAAATGCAGAAGGACGACTTCTGGAGCGTGGACTGCGACGTGCTGATTCCGGCGGCGCTCGAAAAGCAGATCACCCTGCAAAACGCCGACAAGATCAGGGCGCGGCTCGTCGTCGAGGGCGCCAACGGCCCCACCATTCCCGCCGCCGACGACCTGCTGGCGCAAAAGGGCGTGACCGTGGTGCCCGACGTGCTCGCCAACGCGGGCGGCGTGAGCGTGTCGTACTTCGAGTGGGTGCAGGACTTCTCCAGCTTCTTCTGGACCGAAGATGAAATCAACGAGCGCCTCGACCGCATCATGCGCGAAGCCTTCCAGAGCCTCTGGGACGTGAAGGAACAGCACGGCGTAACGCTGCGGACGGCGGTGTACATCGTCGCCTGTACCCGCGTCCTCGAAGCGCGGGCGTGCGCGGGCTGTATCCGTAAATCCACACGCGAAAAGGGCCGCTTCCTCGACGGGGCGGCCCTTTTTGTTGGTTGCTGGGGTGCGTTCAGGACATTCGACAGAAAAAGACACCCTCCNCCCYTGTTCGCAAGGCCCTCTCCCATCAAGGTAAAGGGTCAAAGACAGAACAGATCATTCTGTCAAATGCTCTAAGTCAGCGCCGGCACCACATGCATCACCCGGTTGCGCCCGGCGCGTTTGGCGGCGAGCAGGGCGGCGTCCACCTCGCTGAAGATGCCGGGCAACTGCTCGGGCACCGTGTACTGGCCCAGCCCGGCGCTGAGGGTGACGTGGGCGCCCCCGGCAAAACTGCGCACCTGCACTTCCTGCCGCACGCTGTCGAGGAGGTCTTCGGCCTCTGGGGGAAACAGGCCGGGCAGCAGCAGGGCAAATTCCTCGCCGCCCCAGCGGTACGCCGAGCCCCCGGCGGGCAGGTGGTCGAGCAGCACGTCGGCCACGCCGCGCAGCACCCGGTCGCCCGCCATATGGCCGTGATGGTCGTTGATCGCCTTGAAGTGGTCGAGGTCGAGCAGCGCGAGGGTGCCGCCCTGCA from Deinococcus radiodurans R1 = ATCC 13939 = DSM 20539 includes these protein-coding regions:
- a CDS encoding NUDIX hydrolase, with translation MGRRDLLVAAGILRDRFGRVLLVGNDWQGHGRVRHTLPGGVVEHGETLPEALYREIYEETGLKLTGIKHMAYTVHIEDERRGERAIAVAFEATWEGLLNPADPDGFIVEARFCTVDEALDKLDSPPMREPLADYLNTGEPGRFYAFKGWDGRGGLRIPTLKPVVKDR
- the tnpB gene encoding IS200/IS605 family element RNA-guided endonuclease TnpB — encoded protein: MIRNKAFVVRLYPNAAQTELINRTLGSARFVYNHFLARRIAAYKESGKGLTYGQTSSELTLLKQAEETSWLSEVDKFALQNSLKNLETAYKNFFRTVKQSGKKVGFPRFRKKRTGESYRTQFTNNNIQIGEGRLKLPKLGWVKTKGQQDIQGKILNVTVRRIHEGHYEASVLCEVEIPYLPAAPKFAAGVDVGIKDFAIVTDGVRFKHEQNPKYYRSTLKRLRKAQQTLSRRKKGSARYGKAKTKLARIHKRIVNKRQDFLHKLTTSLVREYEIIGTEHLKPDNMRKNRRLALSISDAGWGEFIRQLEYKAAWYGRLVSKVSPYFPSSQLCHDCGFKNPEVKNLAVRTWTCPNCGETHDRDENAALNIRREALVAAGISDTLNAHGGYVRPASAGNGLRSENHATLVV
- the pckA gene encoding phosphoenolpyruvate carboxykinase (ATP), giving the protein MTTAQPDAQPGAQPIADLGLKPGQLHLNPGVDDLYAHAIRLGEGVQAATGPLTVRTNKTGRSPKDRFIVEDDQTRETVWWEGFNQPISAEVFDRLLDKMVKYAEGRELFVQQVFAGTDAEHRIPVRMITEMAYHSLFIRNMFVRPTAEELQNFQAEWTVLNIPSFKADPAVDGTRTDTFILVNFSKKMIIAGGTQYAGENKKGIFGVLNYLLPAKGIMPMHCSANVGEDGDVALFFGLSGTGKTTLSADPGRKLIGDDEHGWTDTGVFNFEGGCYAKVINLSAEAEPAIYQTTRNYGTVLENVVLDESGTPDLDDGSLTENTRSAYPIEQIANIQPGSVGGIPKNVVFLTADAFGVLPPLSRLTPEQMMYQFISGFTAKIPGTEEGVTDPTPTFSTCFGAPFMPRHPGEYARLLAQKVEESGAKVWLVNTGWTGGKYGEGHRMSLNLTRLKSRDSHFADHCPPKQV
- the prfA gene encoding peptide chain release factor 1; protein product: MSRLNELVSEFGLVERRLGDPQALADGREYARLTRRHRELLPLVTLVREREQAEADLSGARELLQDPDMRDPDMKELAQLEVGGLQARLAEIEAELEVLLLPTDPDDGKDVILELRAGAGGAEAGLFVMDLLRMYERYAAGLNLKLNVLDAAESDLGGASKVVAEVTGDFAFRALKWERGVHRVQRVPATESQGRIHTSTATVAVLPEAEPGEVNLDLSEVRIDVFRSQGAGGQGVNTTDSAVRAVYRAGTPDEIMVICQDGRSQIKNREKALQVLTARLAERERAAREAQERQERASQVGSGDRSEKIRTYNYPQNRVTDHRLEGEDKNHPLDAVMAGGLAPVVSALARAQREEQLLAMSQEGAEDQHGAA
- the tnpA gene encoding IS200/IS605-like element ISDra2 family transposase, whose protein sequence is MTYVILPLEMKKGRGYVYQLEYHLIWCVKYRHQVLVGEVADGLKDILRDIAAQNGLEVITMEVMPDHVHLLLSATPQQAIPDFVKALKGASARRMFVAYPQLKEKLWGGNLWNPSYCILTVSENTRAQIQKYIESQHDKE